The following proteins are co-located in the Gossypium hirsutum isolate 1008001.06 chromosome A02, Gossypium_hirsutum_v2.1, whole genome shotgun sequence genome:
- the LOC107939601 gene encoding LOW QUALITY PROTEIN: glutamate receptor 3.6 (The sequence of the model RefSeq protein was modified relative to this genomic sequence to represent the inferred CDS: inserted 1 base in 1 codon) — protein MKQQQQFTMNIILWLLASMIVCNGLPLNANVSGRPAVVNIGAIFSFKTVIGKAAKIAIETAIEDVNSNPDILPGTKLILQMKDSNYSGFMAVVEALLFMERDTVAIIGPQSSVTAHVISHIANVLRVPLLSFSSTDPTLSPIQFPFFVRTAQNDLYQMSAIAEIIDHYEWREVIAIYEDDDHGRNGIAALGDKLAERRCRISYKARLSPEPTRDEITDVLVKVALRESRILVVHVPGSWGLKVFSVAQYLGMLGTGYVWIATNWLSTVLETNSPLSQDAMDDIQGVVTLRMYTPDSQLKRRFVSRWSNLTRGKPIGLNTYSLYAYDTVWLLAHAINEFFNQGGNISFLNNSRASELSEGNLHLDALSVFQGGNLLLDNILNVNMKGVTGDFRFTSDRNLIHPAFEIINVIGTGYRRVGYWSNHSGLSTALPETLWEKPPNRSSTSQMLHGVVWPGQTTQKPRGWVFPNSGRHLKIGVPHRVSYREFVSVRGPDVITGYCIDVFTAALNLLPYAVPYKLIPFGDGRTNPSGTELVRLITAGVFDAAIGDIAIITNRTKMADFTQPYIESGLVVVAPVWRKNSNAFAFLRPFTGRMWAVTAIFFLLVGTVVWILEHRMNDEFRGPPRRQVVTILWFSFSTWFFAHRENTVSVLGRIILIIWLFVVLIINSSYTASLTSILTVQQLSSPIKGIETLVSSKDPIGYQQGSFARNYLIDDLKIDASRLVALNSPEECAKALKDGPHKGGVAAMVDDRAYIELFLSTRCEFSIVGQEFTKXGWGFAFPRDSPLAVDMSTAILKLSENGDLQRIHDKWLLRRACSYQGAKMEVDRLQLRSFWGLFLICGLACLIALFLYFLKMVRQFSRHYAEESDLSGQSSRSARIQTFLSFVDEKEEEVKSRSKRRQMERASNRTDDGSNSTSYSSTSYSIRRNSEFASNKSLGATTNTGEV, from the exons ATGAAGCAGCAGCAGCAATTTACCATGAATATCATCCTATGGCTTCTGGCGTCTATGATCGTGTGCAATGGTCTTCCACTGAACGCAAACGTTTCTGGAAGGCCTGCAGTTGTGAATATTGGTGCTATTTTTTCATTCAAAACTGTTATCGGAAAAGCTGCAAAAATTGCAATCGAAACAGCCATAGAAGATGTAAATTCAAACCCAGATATCCTTCCAGGAACTAAATTAATACTACAGATGAAGGACTCCAATTACAGTGGGTTTATGGCAGTAGTGGAAG CTTTACTGTTCATGGAGAGAGACACTGTAGCCATAATTGGTCCCCAATCTTCTGTGACGGCTCATGTGATTTCCCATATTGCCAATGTCCTGCGAGTCCCTCTATTGTCATTCTCATCCACAGATCCTACCCTGTCTCCAATTCAGTTCCCATTCTTTGTGAGGACTGCTCAGAACGATTTGTATCAGATGTCTGCCATTGCTGAAATCATAGACCATTATGAATGGAGAGAGGTCATAGCAATCTACGAGGATGACGATCATGGCAGAAATGGGATTGCTGCTTTGGGGGATAAACTGGCCGAAAGACGATGCAGGATCTCCTACAAAGCGCGTTTAAGCCCAGAACCCACCCGGGATGAAATCACTGACGTGTTGGTGAAGGTGGCTTTGAGGGAGTCTAGGATTCTGGTTGTACATGTTCCTGGTAGCTGGGGTCTGAAAGTGTTCAGTGTGGCTCAGTATCTAGGAATGCTTGGAACTGGCTATGTTTGGATTGCTACTAATTGGCTATCTACCGTCCTGGAAACCAACTCCCCCTTATCTCAAGATGCTATGGATGATATTCAAGGTGTTGTTACGCTGCGGATGTACACTCCAGATTCACAACTCAAGAGGAGATTTGTTTCAAGGTGGAGCAACTTAACCAGAGGAAAGCCAATTGGACTCAACACTTACAGTCTGTACGCCTATGACACAGTCTGGTTGCTAGCTCATGCAATCAATGAATTCTTCAATCAGGGAGGAaacatttcttttttaaataattctaGAGCATCGGAGCTGAGTGAAGGGAACTTACATCTTGATGCTTTGAGCGTGTTTCAAGGAGGGAACTTGTTACTTGACAACATTTTGAACGTCAATATGAAGGGTGTTACAGGGGATTTCAGGTTTACTAGTGATCGGAATCTCATTCATCCTGCATTTGAAATCATTAATGTGATTGGTACTGGCTATAGAAGAGTAGGATACTGGTCCAATCATTCTGGCTTATCAACCGCACTTCCAGAAACCCTTTGGGAAAAACCGCCTAACCGTTCTAGCACAAGCCAAATGTTACACGGCGTTGTTTGGCCAGGACAAACGACGCAAAAACCCCGTGGATGGGTGTTTCCAAACAGTGGAAGACATTTGAAGATTGGAGTTCCTCATCGTGTTAGTTACCGTGAATTTGTGTCAGTAAGAGGCCCTGATGTAATTACAGGATACTGCATTGATGTATTCACTGCTGCTCTCAATTTGTTGCCCTATGCTGTCCCATACAAATTAATTCCCTTCGGGGACGGCCGTACCAACCCAAGTGGCACTGAGCTGGTGCGTTTGATCACAGCAGGT GTATTCGATGCGGCAATAGGCGACATTGCAATCATCACTAACAGAACAAAGATGGCAGATTTCACACAGCCATATATTGAGTCTGGATTAGTTGTGGTAGCCCCAGTTTGGAGGAAGAATTCTAATGCTTTTGCCTTTCTGAGGCCGTTCACAGGAAGGATGTGGGCAGTGACAGCTATCTTTTTCCTGCTAGTGGGAACAGTAGTTTGGATTTTGGAGCATAGGATGAATGATGAGTTCAGAGGCCCCCCAAGAAGACAAGTAGTTACTATTTTATG GTTTAGTTTTTCAACTTGGTTCTTCGCCCACA GAGAAAATACTGTCAGTGTACTTGGTCGCATAATTCTTATCATCTGGCTATTTGTGGTTCTCATAATCAACTCTAGCTACACGGCCAGCCTTACCTCAATCCTTACAGTGCAACAACTTAGTTCTCCCATCAAGGGCATTGAAACTTTGGTATCAAGCAAGGATCCCATTGGCTACCAGCAGGGATCATTTGCCCGAAATTATTTAATTGACGACCTAAAAATCGATGCATCACGGCTGGTTGCACTTAATTCCCCGGAAGAATGTGCTAAAGCTTTGAAAGATGGGCCCCACAAGGGTGGTGTGGCTGCAATGGTGGATGACCGTGCTTATATAGAGCTCTTTCTCTCCACCAGATGTGAATTCAGTATCGTAGGCCAAGAGTTCACCA ATGGATGGGGATTT GCCTTTCCACGGGACTCTCCTCTAGCAGTGGACATGTCAACTGCCATTCTCAAACTTTCAGAGAATGGAGATCTCCAAAGGATCCATGACAAATGGCTGTTAAGACGTGCATGTAGTTATCAAGGTGCAAAGATGGAAGTGGACAGGCTTCAGCTTAGAAGCTTTTGGGGCCTATTTCTCATATGTGGATTAGCTTGCTTGATAGCTCTCTTTCTGTATTTCTTGAAAATGGTAAGGCAGTTCAGCCGTCACTACGCTGAGGAATCCGATCTTTCAGGCCAAAGCTCTCGATCTGCACGCATTCAGACATTCCTTTCCTTCGTTGATGAAAAGGAAGAGGAGGTTAAAAGTCGGTCCAAGAGAAGGCAAATGGAGAGAGCCTCTAATCGGACTGATGATGGATCAAATAGCACTAGCTACTCTAGCACTAGCTACTCCATCAGAAGAAATAGTGAATTTGCTTCAAACAAAAGCCTTGGAGCTACCACTAATACGGGTGAAGTCTAG
- the LOC107939584 gene encoding uncharacterized protein: MRVVYLRFFHGIIRLDPGGCLRSVCMDSTVESPTGAAAHASFSKSRLIHSFSRHDTVKLDESNFVQWQFQIRLIVEGYDLQGLLDGSIPSPPKVRLLASWLLSTVNSSLLSYFISTKTACDIWSAASHLVAASSVEKVAQIWHDLHAVRKGGSTVKEYVSKIKTLCVLLEASGSEVSEAEKVEVLLGGLPPEFDSVFMLVSISSESLPFQKLVDVLMAFESRKTRVVHDVPMVAHVVETPADFDLRGVHGGRSSTGARGGRGFRTRVQCQICNRLGHVAQRCYYRFDRDYGASDAAAVAGGGAARARGYQSLPRPEGGQWVWQHPPVVRDYPQPNWVGLSTGPIGAFHAPRMSAPRAYAPRAYAHPSRPVVVPEAQFYTAAPRPNVTDHMLGQIDQQNGLTHGTQYVSQQSPGSPVANFVGVPTAPPKAPWRTKLRARVFDVDNSQNIGLPRIPDFCASNFSDSSQFDSSHVPTQGTSELLMGNGFPTKILSVGDTVISTNSKLLQLTNVLCVPSIRKNLLSVSQFAKDNSTQEILLRGQVRDGLYHFSVASPGSSTKVAQVHNIGFQASQLVPDDFTLWHNRLGHPSARIVTDVLNKCGIVSNNKNLSNICVACQKGKPHKLPFPSSSTEYVELFELVVSDLWGPASVACEGNLYYVSFVDMGSRFTWIYLIKRKSQAIDCFRQFQNLIATQFGKHIKKFQSDWGREFHAFASVLAEQGIIHRLSCPHTSEQNGVAERKHWHIVETGLTLLAQANLSMKHWGYAFSSAVHLINRLPTPVLQGQSPYQKLYGCVPQYSHLRVFGCCCFPYLRLFVGHKLDFRPQPCTFLGYRSQHKGYFCLTPDRRVIVSRHVVFDEHRFLSLSPLSDHGDYSRQSATYVPVVQVFPSRSLNSQTPPLHVASTPSPVSDSACAAVNSGVDSSSDTCVSPAEVTASPDTDVSGAFRDSESAPLLSSEHLI, encoded by the exons ATGAGAGTG GTTTACCTTAGGTTCTTTCATGGTATCATTCGCCTAGATCCTGGTGGTTGTCTTCGCTCCGTCTGCATGGATTCGACTGTTGAATCTCCGACTGGTGCTGCTGCTCATGCTTCTTTCTCCAAGTCTCGGCTGATCCATAGCTTCTCGCGTCATGACACTGTTAAGCTCGACGAATCGAACTTCGTTCAATGGCAATTTCAGATTCGACTAATTGTTGAAGGCTATGACCTTCAAGGTTTATTGGATGGCTCCATTCCTAGTCCGCCGAAG GTTCGGTTGCTTGCATCGTGGCTTCTATCCACGGTTAACTCCTCTCTTCTCTCTTACTTTATTTCCACTAAAACTGCATGTGATATCTGGAGTGCTGCTAGTCATTTGGTTGCAGCGTCTTCTGTTGAGAAAGTGGCTCAGATCTGGCATGACCTTCATGCCGTTCGGAAAGGTGGATCTACAGTTAAAGAGTATGTTTCAAAGATTAAAACTCTTTGTGTGCTACTTGAGGCTTCGGGATCTGAAGTTTCTGAGGCAGAGAAAGTGGAGGTTCTCCTAGGTGGTCTTCCTCCTGAGTTTGATTCAGTTTTCATGTTAGTTTCGATCTCGTCGGAGTCTTTGCCGTTTCAAAAGCTAGTGGATGTGTTGATGGCATTTGAGAGTCGGAAAACGAGGGTTGTGCATGATGTTCCTATGGTTGCGCATGTCGTCGAAACTCCTGCTGATTTTGATTTGCGAGGTGTGCATGGTGGGAGATCGTCGACTGGAGCTCGTGGCGGTCGTGGATTTCGAACGAGAGTTCAGTGCCAGATCTGTAATCGTCTGGGACATGTTGCACAGCGGTGCTACTATAGATTTGACAGAGATTATGGTGCTTCTGATGCGGCTGCTGTGGCCGGTGGTGGAGCTGCTCGTGCGCGTGGTTATCAGTCACTGCCACGTCCTGAAGGTGGGCAGTGGGTATGGCAGCACCCACCTGTTGTGCGTGATTATCCACAGCCCAATTGGGTTGGTCTGTCAACTGGACCGATTGGTGCATTTCATGCACCCCGTATGTCAGCGCCTCGTGCTTATGCGCCTAGGGCCTATGCTCATCCTAGCAGGCCTGTTGTGGTCCCAGAAGCTCAGTTTTATACTGCTGCTCCTAGGCCGAATGTGACAGATCACATGCTTGGCCAAATTGATCAGCAAAATGGGCTGACTCATGGTACTCAGTACGTGTCCCAACAGTCTCCTGGTTCACCTGTAGCGAATTTTGTGGGTGTCCCGACTGCTCCACCTAAGGCCCCGTGGCGTACCAAACTACGTGCTCGAGTTTTTGATGTTGATAATTCTCAAAATATTGGTTTGCCTCGTATTCCAGATTTTTGTGCCTCTAATTTTTCGGACTCGTCTCAATTTGACTCGAGTCATGTGCCTACACAAG GTACATCTGAACTCTTAATGGGGAATGGATTTCCTACTAAAATTTTGTCTGTTGGTGATACAGTTATTTCTACAAATTCAAAGTTGTTACAGTTGACTAATGTGTTGTGTGTGCCAAGTATACGGAAGAACCTGTTGTCTGTGTCTCAGTTTGCTAAGGACAACAGT ACGCAGGAAATCTTGTTGCGGGGCCAAGTTCGTGATGGACTGTATCACTTCTCCGTTGCATCACCCGGGTCGTCAACTAAGGTGGCTCAGGTTCATAATATTGGTTTTCAAGCTTCTCAGTTGGTTCCTGATGACTTCACACTATGGCATAATCGACTAGGTCATCCGTCAGCTAGGATTGTTACtgatgttttaaataaatgtggAATTGTGTCTAATAATAAGAATCTTTCTAATATTTGTGTTGCATGTCAGAAGGGCAAGCCCCATAAACTGCCGTTTCCTAGTTCGAGTACTGAGTATGTGGAGTTGTTTGAGTTAGTCGTTTCTGACTTGTGGGGTCCTGCCTCTGTGGCATGTGAAGGGAATTTGTACTATGTTTCCTTTGTGGACATGGGTAGTCGATTTACTTGGATCTACTTGATTAAACGGAAATCTCAAGCCATAGATTGCTTTCGTCAGTTTCAGAACTTGATAGCTACTCAGTTTGGGAAGCATATTAAGAAGTTTCAAAGCGACTGGGGCAGAGAGTTTCATGCTTTTGCTTCTGTTCTTGCTGAACAAGGGATTATTCATCGCCTCTCGTGCCCTCATACTTCTGAGCAAAATGGGGTCGCTGAACGGAAGCATTGGCATATAGTGGAAACGGGGCTCACGTTGCTTGCTCAGGCAAATCTCTCTATGAAACACTGGGGTTATGCGTTTAGTAGCGCTGTTCATCTTATAAATAGACTGCCTACTCCTGTCCTTCAAGGTCAGTCACCGTATCAAAAGTTATATGGGTGTGTCCCACAATATAGTCACCTCCGAGTTTTTGGCTGCTGTTGTTTTCCATATCTGCGCCTGTTCGTTGGTCATAAACTGGATTTTCGACCTCAACCATGTACGTTTTTAGGTTACAGGTCTCAACATAAGGGTTATTTTTGTCTTACACCAGACAGGCGGGTCATTGTTTCTCGTCATGTTGTTTTTGATGAGCATCGGTTTTTATCTTTGTCTCCGTTATCAGATCATGGTGATTATTCTCGGCAATCTGCTACGTATGTTCCTGTTGTTCAAGTTTTTCCTTCTCGTTCACTAAATTCGCAGACTCCTCCTCTACATGTTGCTTCCACACCCTCTCCTGTCTCTGATTCTGCATGTGCTGCTGTTAACTCTGGGGTTGATTCTTCGTCTGACACTTGCGTGTCACCAGCAGAGGTGACCGCCTCGCCTGACACTGATGTTTCAGGAGCTTTTCGTGACAGTGAATCTGCTCCTCTACTCTCCTCTGAGCATCTGATATAG